The Nothobranchius furzeri strain GRZ-AD chromosome 6, NfurGRZ-RIMD1, whole genome shotgun sequence genome includes a region encoding these proteins:
- the LOC107375106 gene encoding annexin A1 isoform X2 yields the protein MSMFTKFFKGLIHKRDPEEHPVTVKEKPKPKFYGTVAPYPNFNASTDASVLQSAIESKHEDVIVSVLVKRNNDQRQMIKAVYESSTGKNLVKSLESVLSSHLEDASLALLMKPAYYDAHLLRNATKGVGTDEAVLVEVLATRSNKEIEEIKQVFKKEYGVDLERAIKDETSGDFTQALLSMLSAKKDESTVVDMELARKDAQILFEAAETSRKVNVSTFINILTTRSGPQLSKMKCAWNTPAFFAEKLCHAMKGVGTRDRTLIRILVSRSEVDLKKIVEEYQAMFGRSLQDDIVADTKGEYQKVLLGLCGAQ from the exons ATGTCGATGTTCACGAAGTTCTTTAAAGGTTTAATCCATAAACGAGATCCAGAAGAACACCCCGTTACT gtgaaggaaaaaccGAAGCCAAAGTTTTATGGAACGGTCGCTCCATACCCAAACTTTAATGCCAGCACTGATGCTTCAGTCCTTCAGAGTGCCATTGAAAGTAAAC ACGAGGATGTGATCGTTTCAGTCTTGGTGAAGAGAAACAACGACCAGAGGCAAATGATCAAAGCCGTTTACGAGTCGTCTACTGGGAAG AATCTGGTTAAATCTCTGGAGTCAGTCCTCAGCTCACATCTAGAGGATGCGTCTCTGGCTCTGCTCATGAAGCCGGCGTATTACGATGCCCACCTGCTCAGAAACGCCACAAAG GGTGTGGGAACAGACGAGGCGGTCCTGGTGGAGGTTCTCGCTACAAGATCCAACAAGGAGATTGAAGAGATCAAACAAGTCTTCAAAAAAG AGTACGGCGTCGATCTAGAGCGCGCCATTAAAGATGAGACCAGCGGGGACTTCACTCAGGCGCTTCTCTCCATGCTGAGTGCCAAAAAAGACGAGAGCACCGTTGTAGACATGGAGCTGGCCAGAAAGGACGCTCAG ATTTTGTTTGAAGCAGCTGAAACCTCCAGAAAGGTCAACGTCTCCACCTTCATCAACATCCTGACCACACGGAGCGGCCCGCAGCTCTCTAAAA TGAAATGTGCCTGGAACACTCCTGCGTTCTTTGCTGAGAAGCTCTGCCATGCTATGAAG GGTGTTGGTACCCGAGACAGAACACTGATCAGGATTCTGGTGAGCCGCTCTGAGGTCGACCTGAAGAAGATAGTGGAGGAATACCAAGCCATGTTTGGGAGAAGCCTACAGGACGACATAGTG GCTGACACTAAGGGAGAGTACCAGAAAGTCCTGCTTGGGTTGTGTGGAGCTCAGTGA
- the LOC107375106 gene encoding annexin A1 isoform X1 has product MSMFTKFFKGLIHKRDPEEHPVTVKEKPKPKFYGTVAPYPNFNASTDASVLQSAIESKHEDVIVSVLVKRNNDQRQMIKAVYESSTGKNLVKSLESVLSSHLEDASLALLMKPAYYDAHLLRNATKGVGTDEAVLVEVLATRSNKEIEEIKQVFKKEYGVDLERAIKDETSGDFTQALLSMLSAKKDESTVVDMELARKDAQILFEAAETSRKVNVSTFINILTTRSGPQLSKTFQNYAAISDITLPKALQMDLKGDIEECLIDIVKCAWNTPAFFAEKLCHAMKGVGTRDRTLIRILVSRSEVDLKKIVEEYQAMFGRSLQDDIVADTKGEYQKVLLGLCGAQ; this is encoded by the exons ATGTCGATGTTCACGAAGTTCTTTAAAGGTTTAATCCATAAACGAGATCCAGAAGAACACCCCGTTACT gtgaaggaaaaaccGAAGCCAAAGTTTTATGGAACGGTCGCTCCATACCCAAACTTTAATGCCAGCACTGATGCTTCAGTCCTTCAGAGTGCCATTGAAAGTAAAC ACGAGGATGTGATCGTTTCAGTCTTGGTGAAGAGAAACAACGACCAGAGGCAAATGATCAAAGCCGTTTACGAGTCGTCTACTGGGAAG AATCTGGTTAAATCTCTGGAGTCAGTCCTCAGCTCACATCTAGAGGATGCGTCTCTGGCTCTGCTCATGAAGCCGGCGTATTACGATGCCCACCTGCTCAGAAACGCCACAAAG GGTGTGGGAACAGACGAGGCGGTCCTGGTGGAGGTTCTCGCTACAAGATCCAACAAGGAGATTGAAGAGATCAAACAAGTCTTCAAAAAAG AGTACGGCGTCGATCTAGAGCGCGCCATTAAAGATGAGACCAGCGGGGACTTCACTCAGGCGCTTCTCTCCATGCTGAGTGCCAAAAAAGACGAGAGCACCGTTGTAGACATGGAGCTGGCCAGAAAGGACGCTCAG ATTTTGTTTGAAGCAGCTGAAACCTCCAGAAAGGTCAACGTCTCCACCTTCATCAACATCCTGACCACACGGAGCGGCCCGCAGCTCTCTAAAA CCTTCCAGAATTATGCAGCCATCAGTGACATCACTTtacctaaagccctgcagatggaTCTGAAAGGAGACATCGAAGAGTGTCTGATTGACATTG TGAAATGTGCCTGGAACACTCCTGCGTTCTTTGCTGAGAAGCTCTGCCATGCTATGAAG GGTGTTGGTACCCGAGACAGAACACTGATCAGGATTCTGGTGAGCCGCTCTGAGGTCGACCTGAAGAAGATAGTGGAGGAATACCAAGCCATGTTTGGGAGAAGCCTACAGGACGACATAGTG GCTGACACTAAGGGAGAGTACCAGAAAGTCCTGCTTGGGTTGTGTGGAGCTCAGTGA
- the tmc2a gene encoding transmembrane channel-like protein 2-A — protein MPRKRDVDEVEVEIDEDSDSDDGRSKRKPNRRQGAGRGGGGARGRGRGRGKKQDSDDEEEEAQRGRGRGANKRKPAKKKGGSDDDDESEDEAPKKKKGGAAKKKKGGKAQDSDDDDSDDDKQKKGKKGGKKGGKDEDNGKGKKGDAKGKDKGKDKDDDKKKKKKKGDSSDDDDSDDEEEEESMSEGEMARLMEEVEEKKKLIANIRTKPWRMQRRLVVLKEAQEFVDKFEGALGKGKGRKWYAYKVMMMKKWIKFQRDFENFRTACIPWERKIKEVESHFGSSVASYFIFLRWMYGMNLVLFGLTFGLVVIPEVLMGLPYGSIPRKTVPRAEQDTAQDYSVLMDFNGYCKYSVLFYGYYNDQRTVGLLKFRLPLSYLMVGIGSFGYSLMLVIRTMAKNADVGGGDGEEGEFTFAWKMFTSWDYLIGNSETADNKYASITTSFKESIVDEQENQKDENIHLRRFLRVLANFLITCSLGGSGYLIYFVVKRSQEFANRTDLSWYEKNELEIIMSLLGLVCPPLFETIAELEDYHPRIALKWQLGRIFALFLGNLYTFLFALFDEVNTKLEEEESIKNASIWALKEYYANYSRMFNDTDTTPPPMNPADVIRGPCWETAVGIEFVKLTVSDIQVSYLTILIMDFARAVIVRFLNYCWCWDLEAGFPSYGEFDISGNVLGLVFNQGMIWMGAFYAPGLVGINVLRLLSSMYYQCWAVMATNVPHERVFKASKSNNFYMGLLLLILFLSLLPVVYTIMSLPPSFDCGPFSGKNKMYDVVMETIDLDLPAFMGTLFSYAANPGLIIPAVLLMVLAIYYLNSTSEAYQNSNMELKKKMQMARDEEKNRRNNKDSTNQVLKDLEDLLPNRSLAPPAPPEPEKAADERPTKTKPGSAGKGVNLQKDVALASPNPNALGPVNRQPGPRGPGAGGGRGRGRGAPPR, from the exons TCGAGGTCGAGATAGATGAAGACAGTGACAGTGATG ATGGTAGGTCCAAAAGGAAACCAAACAGACGACAAGGAgccggaagaggaggaggaggtgcgaGAGGAAGAGGCCGAGGCAGAGGCAAAAAACAAGACAGTGATGATGAGGAAGAAGAGGCTCAACGGGGACGAGGAAGAGGAGCAAACAAGAGAAAACCGGCTAAGAAAAAAGGTGGCAGCGACGATGATGACGAGAGTGAAGATGAGGCTCCTAAGAAGAAAAAAGGAGGTGCTGCCAAAAAGAAGAAAGGAGGCAAAGCTCAGGACAGTGACGATGACGACAGTGATGACGATAAACAAAAGAAGGGAAAGAAAGGAGGGAAGAAAGGAGGGAAGGATGAAGACAATGGGAAGGGTAAGAAAGGTGATGCTAAAGGAAAAGACAAGGGGAAAGACAAGGATGatgacaaaaagaaaaagaagaagaaaggtgACAG TTCAGATGATGACGACTCAgacgatgaggaggaggaggagtccaTGTCGGAGGGAGAAATGGCCCGGCTGATGGAGGAAGTGGAGGAAAAGAAGAAGCTAATCGCCAACATCAGGACCAAGCCTTGGCGGATGCAGCGGAGGCTTGTTGTCCTAAA GGAAGCCCAGGAGTTTGTGGATAAGTTTGAAGGAGCTCTGGGCAAAGGAAAAGGCAGGAAGTGGTACGCCTacaaagtgatgatgatgaag AAATGGATAAAGTTTCAGAGAGATTTTGAGAATTTCAGAACCGCTTGTATTCCCTGGGAGAGGAAGATCAAAGAGGTGGAAA GCCACTTTGGATCATCTGTGGCATCATACTTCATCTTTCTGCGCTGGATGTACGGCATGAACCTTGTTCTCTTTGGACTTACCTTTGGACTGGTGGTAATCCCTGAG GTCTTGATGGGTCTTCCTTATGGGTCTATTCCCAGGAAAACTGtaccaagagcagagcaggacaccgcTCAGGATTACTCCGTCCTCATGGACTTTAAT GGATACTGTAAATATTCAGTCCTGTTTTACGGATACTACAACGACCAGAGGACTGTTGGCTTGCTGAAATTCAGGCTGCCCCTGTCCTATCTCATGGTGGGAATCGGTAGCTTTGGCTATAGTTTGATGCTCGTGATCCGCAC AATGGCAAAGAATGCTGatgttggtggtggtgatggtgaggaAGGAGAATTCACTTTTGCCTGGAAGATGTTCACCAGCTGGGATTACCTCATTGGCAATTCCGAAACAGCGGACAACAAGTACGCCTCGATCACCACCAGCTTCAAG GAGTCCATTGTGGACGAGCAGGAGAACCAGAAAGATGAAAACATTCACCTGCGGCGGTTCCTCAGAGTCTTGGCTAACTTTCTAATCACCTGTAGCCTCGGTGGGAGTGGCTACCTCATCTACTTTGTGGTAAAGAGGTCTCAGGAATTTGCCAACAGGACTGACCTCAGCTGGTATGAGAAGAATGAG TTGGAGATCATCATGTCTCTACTGGGCCTGGTGTGTCCTCCTCTGTTTGAAACCATTGCCGAGCTGGAGGACTACCATCCTCGGATTGCTCTCAAGTGGCAACTTGGACGCATCTTTGCCCTCTTCCTGGGTAATCTCTACACCTTCCTGTTCGCCCTGTTTGATGAGGTCAACACCAAG CTAGAGGAGGAGGAGTCCATTAAGAATGCCTCCATCTGGGCCCTGAAGGAGTACTATGCAAACTACTCACGTATGTTCAATGACACGGACACGACGCCTCCACCGATGAATCCAGCTGATGTCATCAGGGGACCCTGCTGGGAAACCGCTGTTGGCATA GAGTTTGTGAAGCTGACAGTGTCAGACATTCAGGTGTCCTACCTGACCATCCTGATCATGGACTTTGCCAGAGCTGTCATCGTTCGCTTCCTCAACTACTGCTGGTGCTGGGACCTGGAAGCTGGATTT CCTTCGTATGGAGAATTCGATATCAGTGGGAACGTTCTCGGGTTGGTCTTCAATCAAGGAATGATCTG GATGGGGGCCTTTTACGCTCCTGGACTCGTCGGTATCAACGTTCTTCGTCTCCTGAGTTCCATGTACTATCAGTGTTGGGCCGTGATGGCCACCAACGTCCCCCATGAGAGAGTGTTCAAGGCCTCTAAGTCAAACAACTTCTACATGGGTCTGCTGCTCCTCATCCTCTTCCTGAGTCTGTTGCCTGTTGTTTACACCATCATGAGCCTGCCACCTTCCTTTGACTGTGGACCTTTCAG TGGGAAGAACAAGATGTACGATGTAGTCATGGAAACAATTGACCTGGACCTCCCCGCCTTCATGGGGACCCTTTTCAGCTATGCAGCTAACCCAGGACTCATCATACCAGCTGTTCTGCTCATGGT ATTGGCCATCTATTATCTAAACTCTACATCCGAAGCCTACCAGAACTCCAACATGGAGCTGAAGAAGAAGATGCAGATG GCGCGGGATGAAGAGAAGAACCGGAGAAACAACAAGGACAGCACCAACCAGGTGTTGAAAGATCTGGAGGACCTGCTACCAAACCGATCCCTCGCTCCTCCTGCTCCACCAGAACCCG AAAAAGCAGCGGACGAGAGGCCCACCAAGACAAAACCAGGATCAGCTGGTAAAGGCGTTAATCTCCAGAAAGATGTGGCTCTAGCTTCTCCTAACCCTAACGCTCTAGGGCCGGTAAACCGCCAGccggggcctcgagggccgggtgCTGGAGGGGGTCGGGGTCGTGGGAgaggagcccctcccagataa